A window from Molothrus aeneus isolate 106 chromosome 26, BPBGC_Maene_1.0, whole genome shotgun sequence encodes these proteins:
- the SLC25A10 gene encoding mitochondrial dicarboxylate carrier: protein MAEQRVSRWYFGGLASSGAACCTHPLDLLKVHLQTQQEVKMRMTGMAMHVIRTDGFLALYNGLSASLCRQMTYSLTRFGIYETAKNRMSNQGPPPFYQKVLLAAVGGFTGGFVGTPADMVNVRMQNDMKQPPDQRRNYSHALDGMYRVLREEGVKKLFSGASVASLRGALVTVGQLSCYDQAKQLVLATGFLSDNVFTHFLSSFIAGLCATFLCQPLDVLKTRLMNSHGEYQGVVHCAMETAKLGPLAFYKGFVPAAVRLVPQTVLTFLFLEQLRKYFGIKVTT from the exons ATGGCGGAGCAGCGCGTTTCGCGCTGGTACTTCGGCGGCCTCGCGTCGTCCGGGGCCGCCTGCTGCACGCACCCCCTGGATCTGCTGAAG GTGCACCTGCAGACGCAGCAGGAGGTGAAGATGAGGATGACGGGGATGGCGATGCACGTGATCCGCACCGACGGCTTCCTGGCACTCTACAACGGGCTGAGCGCCTCGCTGTGCCGGCAG ATGACATATTCCTTGACTCGCTTTGGCATCTATGAGACCGCAAAGAACCGCATGAGCAACCAGGGGCCTCCCCCCTTCTACCAGAAAGTGCTCTTGGCTGCAGTAGGAG GTTTCACTGGTGGGTTTGTGGGAACCCCGGCAGACATGGTGAACGTCAG GATGCAGAACGACATGAAGCAGCCGCCGGATCAGCGGCGCAA TTATTCCCATGCCCTGGATGGCATGTACCGTGTCCTCCGGGAAG AGGGCGTGAAGAAACTCTTCTCAGGAGCATCAGTGGCATCACTCCGTGGGGCCCTTGTCACTGTTGGACAG CTTTCCTGTTATGACCAGGCCAAGCAGCTGGTTCTCGCAACTGGATTTCTGTCAGACAATGTCTTCACTCACTTCCTGTCCAGCTTCATCGCT GGCCTGTGTGCCACattcctgtgccagcccctggaTGTGCTCAAGACCCGCCTCATGAACTCCCACGGGGAGTACCAG GGAGTCGTCCACTGTGCCATGGAAACTGCCAAGCTCGGACCACTTGCCTTCTACAAG GGCTTCGTTCCTGCTGCTGTCCGGCTGGTTCCTCAGACTGTTCTCACCTTTCTGTTCCTGGAACAGCTGCGCAAATATTTTGGGATCAAAGTGACCACCTGA
- the MRPL12 gene encoding large ribosomal subunit protein bL12m, with product MLPAALPAARRALLPLPPLLPLPLRPLPPRRGAPAGLRALGTGPARRSEALAGAPLDTTAKEYSPKVRQLVRDIAGLTLLEVADLNALLKETLKIPDVGVMPAAAAASLLPAQAAPQEEEVVPLKKEKTHFTVRLTELKAADKVKLIKEVKNFVPGVNLVQAKKLVESLPQEIKANASKEEAEKIKAALEAAGGTVVLE from the exons ATGCTGCCCGCCGCGctgcccgccgcccgccgggcGCTgctcccgctgccgccgctgctccctctgccgctccggccgctgccgccgcgcCGCGGGGCCCCCGCCGGACTGCGGGCGCTCGGCACCGGCCCCGCGCGGCGCTCGGAGGCGCTGGCCGGGGCGCCGCTGGACACGACCGCCAAGGAATACTCGCCCAAGGTGCGGCAGCTGGTGCGGGACATCGCGGGGCTGACGCTGCTGGAGGTGGCCGATCTCAACGCGTTGCTCAAG GAGACGCTGAAGATCCCGGACGTGGGGGTGAtgcccgcggccgccgccgcctccctaCTGCCCGCCCAGGCGGCTCCGCAG gaggaggaggtggtcCCACTCAAGAAGGAGAAAACTCATTTCACCGTCCGGCTGACGGAGCTGAAGGCCGCTGACAAGGTGAAGCTGATCAAGGAGGTGAAGAACTTCGTGCCCGGAGTGAACCTGGTGCAG GCCAAGAAGCTGGTGGAGTCCCTTCCGCAGGAGATCAAGGCCAACGCCTCCaaggaggaagcagagaagaTCAAAGCAGcgctggaggcagcaggagggactGTTGTTCTGGAGTAG
- the HGS gene encoding hepatocyte growth factor-regulated tyrosine kinase substrate isoform X2, giving the protein MGRGGGTFERLLDKATSQLLLETDWESILQICDMIRQGDTQAKYAVNAIKKKVNDKNPHVALYALEVMESVVKNCGQTVHDEVANKQTMEELKEILKRQVETSVRSKILYLIQAWAHAFRNEPKYKVVQDTYQIMKVEGHVFPEFKESDAMFAAERAPDWVDAEECHRCRVQFGVVTRKHHCRACGQIFCGKCSSKYSTIPKFGIEKEVRVCEPCYEHLNKKTEGKAASTSELPPEYLTSPLSQQSQLPPKRDETALQEEEELQLAIALSQSEAEEKERMRQKTTYSMYPKAEPTPVTSSAPPVSTLYSPPVNSSAPLAEDIDPELARYLNRNYWEKKQEEVRKSPTPSAPLSLTEPAVQPGEAHPAPLGVVEQQYQNGESEENHEQFLKALQNAVTTFVNRMKSNHMRGRSITNDSAVLSLFQSINNMHPQLLELLNQLDERRLYYEGLQDKLAQIRDARGALNALREEHQEKLRRAAEEAERQRQIQLAQKLEIMRQKKQEYLEMQRQLAIQRLQEQEKERQLRLEQQKQTIQMRAQMPAFSLPYAQLQAMPAASGVIYQPSGPTSFPGTFSPAGSVEGSPMHSVYMNQAAQGGTGPYAAMPGTDPSMVNAYMYQAGASSGQGPQQGPAVPTTTPAYSSYQPTPTQAYQTAASQSQSIPAISQAPQSGTMGYMGSQSVSMGYQPYSMQGLMSALPGQDTALSSLPAQQSYLPGQQPLYQQVAPAGGPPQQQPPAAPAPGQQPPGSGEAQLISFD; this is encoded by the exons ATggggcgcggcggcggcaccTTCGAGCGGCTCCTCG ATAAGGCCACgagccagctcctgctggagacAGACTGGGAATCCATCCTGCAGATCTGCGACATGATCCGCCAGGGAGACACGCA ggcgAAATACGCCGTCAACGCCATCAAGAAGAAGGTGAATGACAAGAATCCCCACGTGGCCCTGTACGCGCTGGAG GTCATGGAGTCAGTGGTTAAAAACTGTGGCCAAACAGTCCATGATGAGGTGGCCAATAAACAGACCAtggaggagctgaaggaaaTACTCAAG AGGCAAGTGGAGACAAGTGTCCGCAGTAAGATCCTGTACCTCATCCAGGCCTGGGCTCACGCCTTCCGCAACGAGCCCAAGTACAAGGTGGTGCAGGACACCTATCAGATCATGAAGGTTGAAG ggcaCGTCTTCCCGGAGTTCAAGGAGAGCGATGCCATGTTTGCTGCAGAGAGG GCTCCAGACTGGGTGGATGCAGAGGAGTGTCACAGGTGCCGAGTGCAGTTTGGAGTTGTGACGCGCAAG CACCACTGCCGGGCCTGCGGGCAGATCTTCTGTGGAAAATGCTCCTCTAAGTATTCCACCATCCCCAAGTTTGGGATTGAGAAGGAAGTGAGAGTCTGTGAGCCCTGCTATGAGCATCTCAACAA GAAAACTGAGGGTAAAGCTGCTTCCACCTCTGAACTGCCCCCTGAGTACCTGACCAGCCCCCTCTCTCAGCAGTCCCAG CTGCCTCCAAAGCGTGATGAGACAGCTCTgcaagaggaagaggagctccAGCTGGCTATTGCCTTGTCTCAGTCAGAggctgaggagaaggagagaatg aGGCAGAAAACAACCTACTCCATGTACCCCAAGGCTGAGCCCACTCCTGTCACATCCTCGGCTCCCCCAGTCAGCACACTCTACTCCCCACCCGTG AATTCCTCTGCTCCCTTGGCTGAGGACATTGACCCAGAG CTGGCTCGGTACCTGAACCGCAACTACTGGGAGAAGAAGCAGGAGGAGGTTCGCAAGAGCCCCACACCGTCAGCACCCCTGTCCCTGACAGAGCCAGCTGTGCAGCCTGGGGAAGCCCACCCTGCCCCTCTTGGGGTGGTTGAG cagcagtACCAGAACGGTGAGTCCGAGGAGAACCACGAGCAGTTCCTGAAGGCACTGCAGAACGCGGTCACCACGTTCGTCAACCGCATGAAGAGCAACCACATGCGAGGCCGCAGCATCACCAACGACTCTGCCGTGTTGTCCCTCTTCCAGTCCATCAACAACATGCACccgcagctgctggagctgctcaacCAGCTGGATGAGCGCAGGC tgtACTATGAGGGCCTGCAGGACAAGCTGGCCCAGATCCGGGACGCGCGTGGGGCCTTGAATGCGCTGCGGGAGGAGCACCAGGAGAAGCTGCGACGTGCAGCGGAGGAGGCAGAGCGGCAGCGCCAGATCCAGCTGGCACAGAAGCTGGAGATCATGAGGCAGAAGAAGCAG GAGTACCTGGAGATGCAGCGTCAGCTGGCcatccagaggctgcaggagcaggagaaggagaggcagctgcgcctggagcagcagaagcagacCATCCAGATGAGAGCCCAGATGCCAGCTTTCTCACTGCCTTATGCTCAG CTCCAGGCCATGCCCGCAGCCAGTGGGGTGATCTACCAGCCCTCTGGGCCCACCAGCTTCCCTGGCACGTTCAGCCCAGCTGGCTCCGTGGAGGGCTCTCCCATGCACAGCGTGTACATGAACCAGGCTGCACAAGGGGGAACTGGGCCCTACGCTGCCATGCCTGGCACTG ATCCCAGCATGGTGAATGCCTACATGTACCAGGCGGGTGccagcagcgggcaggggcctCAGCAGGGGCCGGCGGTGCCCACCACCACCCCTGCATATTCATCCTACCAGCCCACACCCACACAGGCCTACCAG ACTGCAGCCTCACAGTCGCAGAGCATCCCAGCCATCTCCCAGGCACCCCAGTCGGGCACCATGGGCTACATGGGCAGCCAGTCTGTCTCCATGGGCTACCAGCCCTACAGCATGCAG GGTCTTATGTCTGCCCTGCCGggccaggacacagctctgagcagcctgccagcccagcagtccTACCTGCCCGGGCAGCAGCCCCTCTACCAACAG gtgGCCCCAGCTGGGGggcccccccagcagcagcccccggcAGCGCCTGCCCCCGGGCAGCAGCCCCCGGGCAGCGGGGAGGCCCAGCTCATCTCGTTTGACTGA
- the HGS gene encoding hepatocyte growth factor-regulated tyrosine kinase substrate isoform X1 — protein sequence MGRGGGTFERLLDKATSQLLLETDWESILQICDMIRQGDTQAKYAVNAIKKKVNDKNPHVALYALEVMESVVKNCGQTVHDEVANKQTMEELKEILKRQVETSVRSKILYLIQAWAHAFRNEPKYKVVQDTYQIMKVEGHVFPEFKESDAMFAAERAPDWVDAEECHRCRVQFGVVTRKHHCRACGQIFCGKCSSKYSTIPKFGIEKEVRVCEPCYEHLNKKTEGKAASTSELPPEYLTSPLSQQSQVSSCPIGDLVILTCWLIPLLTTSLPFHFQLPPKRDETALQEEEELQLAIALSQSEAEEKERMRQKTTYSMYPKAEPTPVTSSAPPVSTLYSPPVNSSAPLAEDIDPELARYLNRNYWEKKQEEVRKSPTPSAPLSLTEPAVQPGEAHPAPLGVVEQYQNGESEENHEQFLKALQNAVTTFVNRMKSNHMRGRSITNDSAVLSLFQSINNMHPQLLELLNQLDERRLYYEGLQDKLAQIRDARGALNALREEHQEKLRRAAEEAERQRQIQLAQKLEIMRQKKQEYLEMQRQLAIQRLQEQEKERQLRLEQQKQTIQMRAQMPAFSLPYAQLQAMPAASGVIYQPSGPTSFPGTFSPAGSVEGSPMHSVYMNQAAQGGTGPYAAMPGTDPSMVNAYMYQAGASSGQGPQQGPAVPTTTPAYSSYQPTPTQAYQTAASQSQSIPAISQAPQSGTMGYMGSQSVSMGYQPYSMQGLMSALPGQDTALSSLPAQQSYLPGQQPLYQQVAPAGGPPQQQPPAAPAPGQQPPGSGEAQLISFD from the exons ATggggcgcggcggcggcaccTTCGAGCGGCTCCTCG ATAAGGCCACgagccagctcctgctggagacAGACTGGGAATCCATCCTGCAGATCTGCGACATGATCCGCCAGGGAGACACGCA ggcgAAATACGCCGTCAACGCCATCAAGAAGAAGGTGAATGACAAGAATCCCCACGTGGCCCTGTACGCGCTGGAG GTCATGGAGTCAGTGGTTAAAAACTGTGGCCAAACAGTCCATGATGAGGTGGCCAATAAACAGACCAtggaggagctgaaggaaaTACTCAAG AGGCAAGTGGAGACAAGTGTCCGCAGTAAGATCCTGTACCTCATCCAGGCCTGGGCTCACGCCTTCCGCAACGAGCCCAAGTACAAGGTGGTGCAGGACACCTATCAGATCATGAAGGTTGAAG ggcaCGTCTTCCCGGAGTTCAAGGAGAGCGATGCCATGTTTGCTGCAGAGAGG GCTCCAGACTGGGTGGATGCAGAGGAGTGTCACAGGTGCCGAGTGCAGTTTGGAGTTGTGACGCGCAAG CACCACTGCCGGGCCTGCGGGCAGATCTTCTGTGGAAAATGCTCCTCTAAGTATTCCACCATCCCCAAGTTTGGGATTGAGAAGGAAGTGAGAGTCTGTGAGCCCTGCTATGAGCATCTCAACAA GAAAACTGAGGGTAAAGCTGCTTCCACCTCTGAACTGCCCCCTGAGTACCTGACCAGCCCCCTCTCTCAGCAGTCCCAGGTGAGCAGCTGCCCCATAGGTGATCTGGTGATCCTGACCTGTTGGTTGATCCCATTACTGACCACCTCCTTACCTTTCCACTTCCAGCTGCCTCCAAAGCGTGATGAGACAGCTCTgcaagaggaagaggagctccAGCTGGCTATTGCCTTGTCTCAGTCAGAggctgaggagaaggagagaatg aGGCAGAAAACAACCTACTCCATGTACCCCAAGGCTGAGCCCACTCCTGTCACATCCTCGGCTCCCCCAGTCAGCACACTCTACTCCCCACCCGTG AATTCCTCTGCTCCCTTGGCTGAGGACATTGACCCAGAG CTGGCTCGGTACCTGAACCGCAACTACTGGGAGAAGAAGCAGGAGGAGGTTCGCAAGAGCCCCACACCGTCAGCACCCCTGTCCCTGACAGAGCCAGCTGTGCAGCCTGGGGAAGCCCACCCTGCCCCTCTTGGGGTGGTTGAG cagtACCAGAACGGTGAGTCCGAGGAGAACCACGAGCAGTTCCTGAAGGCACTGCAGAACGCGGTCACCACGTTCGTCAACCGCATGAAGAGCAACCACATGCGAGGCCGCAGCATCACCAACGACTCTGCCGTGTTGTCCCTCTTCCAGTCCATCAACAACATGCACccgcagctgctggagctgctcaacCAGCTGGATGAGCGCAGGC tgtACTATGAGGGCCTGCAGGACAAGCTGGCCCAGATCCGGGACGCGCGTGGGGCCTTGAATGCGCTGCGGGAGGAGCACCAGGAGAAGCTGCGACGTGCAGCGGAGGAGGCAGAGCGGCAGCGCCAGATCCAGCTGGCACAGAAGCTGGAGATCATGAGGCAGAAGAAGCAG GAGTACCTGGAGATGCAGCGTCAGCTGGCcatccagaggctgcaggagcaggagaaggagaggcagctgcgcctggagcagcagaagcagacCATCCAGATGAGAGCCCAGATGCCAGCTTTCTCACTGCCTTATGCTCAG CTCCAGGCCATGCCCGCAGCCAGTGGGGTGATCTACCAGCCCTCTGGGCCCACCAGCTTCCCTGGCACGTTCAGCCCAGCTGGCTCCGTGGAGGGCTCTCCCATGCACAGCGTGTACATGAACCAGGCTGCACAAGGGGGAACTGGGCCCTACGCTGCCATGCCTGGCACTG ATCCCAGCATGGTGAATGCCTACATGTACCAGGCGGGTGccagcagcgggcaggggcctCAGCAGGGGCCGGCGGTGCCCACCACCACCCCTGCATATTCATCCTACCAGCCCACACCCACACAGGCCTACCAG ACTGCAGCCTCACAGTCGCAGAGCATCCCAGCCATCTCCCAGGCACCCCAGTCGGGCACCATGGGCTACATGGGCAGCCAGTCTGTCTCCATGGGCTACCAGCCCTACAGCATGCAG GGTCTTATGTCTGCCCTGCCGggccaggacacagctctgagcagcctgccagcccagcagtccTACCTGCCCGGGCAGCAGCCCCTCTACCAACAG gtgGCCCCAGCTGGGGggcccccccagcagcagcccccggcAGCGCCTGCCCCCGGGCAGCAGCCCCCGGGCAGCGGGGAGGCCCAGCTCATCTCGTTTGACTGA
- the HGS gene encoding hepatocyte growth factor-regulated tyrosine kinase substrate isoform X3: MGRGGGTFERLLDKATSQLLLETDWESILQICDMIRQGDTQAKYAVNAIKKKVNDKNPHVALYALEVMESVVKNCGQTVHDEVANKQTMEELKEILKRQVETSVRSKILYLIQAWAHAFRNEPKYKVVQDTYQIMKVEGHVFPEFKESDAMFAAERAPDWVDAEECHRCRVQFGVVTRKHHCRACGQIFCGKCSSKYSTIPKFGIEKEVRVCEPCYEHLNKKTEGKAASTSELPPEYLTSPLSQQSQLPPKRDETALQEEEELQLAIALSQSEAEEKERMRQKTTYSMYPKAEPTPVTSSAPPVSTLYSPPVNSSAPLAEDIDPELARYLNRNYWEKKQEEVRKSPTPSAPLSLTEPAVQPGEAHPAPLGVVEQYQNGESEENHEQFLKALQNAVTTFVNRMKSNHMRGRSITNDSAVLSLFQSINNMHPQLLELLNQLDERRLYYEGLQDKLAQIRDARGALNALREEHQEKLRRAAEEAERQRQIQLAQKLEIMRQKKQEYLEMQRQLAIQRLQEQEKERQLRLEQQKQTIQMRAQMPAFSLPYAQLQAMPAASGVIYQPSGPTSFPGTFSPAGSVEGSPMHSVYMNQAAQGGTGPYAAMPGTDPSMVNAYMYQAGASSGQGPQQGPAVPTTTPAYSSYQPTPTQAYQTAASQSQSIPAISQAPQSGTMGYMGSQSVSMGYQPYSMQGLMSALPGQDTALSSLPAQQSYLPGQQPLYQQVAPAGGPPQQQPPAAPAPGQQPPGSGEAQLISFD, from the exons ATggggcgcggcggcggcaccTTCGAGCGGCTCCTCG ATAAGGCCACgagccagctcctgctggagacAGACTGGGAATCCATCCTGCAGATCTGCGACATGATCCGCCAGGGAGACACGCA ggcgAAATACGCCGTCAACGCCATCAAGAAGAAGGTGAATGACAAGAATCCCCACGTGGCCCTGTACGCGCTGGAG GTCATGGAGTCAGTGGTTAAAAACTGTGGCCAAACAGTCCATGATGAGGTGGCCAATAAACAGACCAtggaggagctgaaggaaaTACTCAAG AGGCAAGTGGAGACAAGTGTCCGCAGTAAGATCCTGTACCTCATCCAGGCCTGGGCTCACGCCTTCCGCAACGAGCCCAAGTACAAGGTGGTGCAGGACACCTATCAGATCATGAAGGTTGAAG ggcaCGTCTTCCCGGAGTTCAAGGAGAGCGATGCCATGTTTGCTGCAGAGAGG GCTCCAGACTGGGTGGATGCAGAGGAGTGTCACAGGTGCCGAGTGCAGTTTGGAGTTGTGACGCGCAAG CACCACTGCCGGGCCTGCGGGCAGATCTTCTGTGGAAAATGCTCCTCTAAGTATTCCACCATCCCCAAGTTTGGGATTGAGAAGGAAGTGAGAGTCTGTGAGCCCTGCTATGAGCATCTCAACAA GAAAACTGAGGGTAAAGCTGCTTCCACCTCTGAACTGCCCCCTGAGTACCTGACCAGCCCCCTCTCTCAGCAGTCCCAG CTGCCTCCAAAGCGTGATGAGACAGCTCTgcaagaggaagaggagctccAGCTGGCTATTGCCTTGTCTCAGTCAGAggctgaggagaaggagagaatg aGGCAGAAAACAACCTACTCCATGTACCCCAAGGCTGAGCCCACTCCTGTCACATCCTCGGCTCCCCCAGTCAGCACACTCTACTCCCCACCCGTG AATTCCTCTGCTCCCTTGGCTGAGGACATTGACCCAGAG CTGGCTCGGTACCTGAACCGCAACTACTGGGAGAAGAAGCAGGAGGAGGTTCGCAAGAGCCCCACACCGTCAGCACCCCTGTCCCTGACAGAGCCAGCTGTGCAGCCTGGGGAAGCCCACCCTGCCCCTCTTGGGGTGGTTGAG cagtACCAGAACGGTGAGTCCGAGGAGAACCACGAGCAGTTCCTGAAGGCACTGCAGAACGCGGTCACCACGTTCGTCAACCGCATGAAGAGCAACCACATGCGAGGCCGCAGCATCACCAACGACTCTGCCGTGTTGTCCCTCTTCCAGTCCATCAACAACATGCACccgcagctgctggagctgctcaacCAGCTGGATGAGCGCAGGC tgtACTATGAGGGCCTGCAGGACAAGCTGGCCCAGATCCGGGACGCGCGTGGGGCCTTGAATGCGCTGCGGGAGGAGCACCAGGAGAAGCTGCGACGTGCAGCGGAGGAGGCAGAGCGGCAGCGCCAGATCCAGCTGGCACAGAAGCTGGAGATCATGAGGCAGAAGAAGCAG GAGTACCTGGAGATGCAGCGTCAGCTGGCcatccagaggctgcaggagcaggagaaggagaggcagctgcgcctggagcagcagaagcagacCATCCAGATGAGAGCCCAGATGCCAGCTTTCTCACTGCCTTATGCTCAG CTCCAGGCCATGCCCGCAGCCAGTGGGGTGATCTACCAGCCCTCTGGGCCCACCAGCTTCCCTGGCACGTTCAGCCCAGCTGGCTCCGTGGAGGGCTCTCCCATGCACAGCGTGTACATGAACCAGGCTGCACAAGGGGGAACTGGGCCCTACGCTGCCATGCCTGGCACTG ATCCCAGCATGGTGAATGCCTACATGTACCAGGCGGGTGccagcagcgggcaggggcctCAGCAGGGGCCGGCGGTGCCCACCACCACCCCTGCATATTCATCCTACCAGCCCACACCCACACAGGCCTACCAG ACTGCAGCCTCACAGTCGCAGAGCATCCCAGCCATCTCCCAGGCACCCCAGTCGGGCACCATGGGCTACATGGGCAGCCAGTCTGTCTCCATGGGCTACCAGCCCTACAGCATGCAG GGTCTTATGTCTGCCCTGCCGggccaggacacagctctgagcagcctgccagcccagcagtccTACCTGCCCGGGCAGCAGCCCCTCTACCAACAG gtgGCCCCAGCTGGGGggcccccccagcagcagcccccggcAGCGCCTGCCCCCGGGCAGCAGCCCCCGGGCAGCGGGGAGGCCCAGCTCATCTCGTTTGACTGA
- the ARL16 gene encoding ADP-ribosylation factor-like protein 16, translating to MAAGRSPPTFLLLGAAGGGKSLLVRRLRQLSAEEPAELGEPPATLPTVGTNLTDLRLPRRVTVRELGGCMGPIWPSYYSECSALLFVVDASNPTQLSSSCIQLLSVLSAAPLASVPVLVLFNKIDLPCYMSLVEMKSLFRMQDMVSCATQPITMLETSARDGTGLAEVLQWLRSALREPC from the exons ATGGCCGCGGGCCGCTCCCCGCCCACCTTCCTGCTCCTGGGGGCGGCGGGCGGTGGCAAGAGCCTCCTGGTGCGGCGGCTGCGC CAGCTGAGCGCCGAGGAGCCCGCGGAGCTGGGCGAGCCCCCGGCCACGCTGCCCACG GTGGGCACCAACCTGACGGACCTGCGGCTGCCGCGGAGAGTCACCGTGCGGGAGCTGGGCGGCTGCATGGGCCCCATCTGGCCCAGCTACTACAGCGAGTGCAGCGCTCTCCTG TTCGTGGTGGACGCCTCCAACCCCACCCAGCTCTCCTCGTCCTGCATCCAGCTGCTCTCGGTCCTCTCCGCAGCGCCGCTCGCCTCCGTGCCCGTCCTGGTGCTCTTCAACAAGAT TGACCTGCCCTGCTACATGTCGCTGGTGGAGATGAAGTCACTGTTCCGCATGCAGGACATGGTGTCCTGTGCCACGCAGCCCATCACCATGCTGGAGACCAGCGCCCGCGACGGCACCGGGCTGGCCGAGGTGCTACAGTGGCTCCGGAGCGCCCTCCGAGAGCCCTGCTga